One Cuculus canorus isolate bCucCan1 chromosome 2, bCucCan1.pri, whole genome shotgun sequence genomic region harbors:
- the YME1L1 gene encoding ATP-dependent zinc metalloprotease YME1L1 isoform X2, with translation MNQEGVFYWTATVPLSHLINAFHSPKSSTATANTASVKPVQRDASPEHDPQKSESVLNLRDLGLSDLKANQFKELVNRLLPGYCVENKVSSQWHTSYISAESFFENKHGFVDVFSVLRSSCLYRQHPSPLHNFCSDVRCWPVYIQSRNFKTLRSRARRLQSTSEQFTETKSSLSSLLKGFILRKRRIDVENLDALMKTKNIPEAHQDAFKTGFAEGFLKAQVFLQKTLDSLRRSRLLSFFLFVLCFYLAIYSSFLPGKGSFSDAVRFRTSSIFDAAVDPIQLKNVTFEHVKGVEEAKQELQEVVEFLKNPHKFTVLGGKLPKGILLVGPPGTGKTLLARAVAGEADVPFYYASGSEFDEMFVGVGASRIRSLFREAKANAPCVIFIDELDSVGGKRIESPMHPYSRQTINQLLAEMDGFKPNEGVVIIGATNFPEALDNALIRPGRFDMQVTVPKPDVRGRTEILKWYLNKIKYDPSVDPEIIARGTVGFSGAELENLVNQAALKAAVDGKDMVTMKELEFSKDKILMGPERRSVEIDEKNKTITAYHESGHAIIAYYTKDAMPINKATIMTRGTTLGHVSLLPENDRWSETKSQLLAQMDVCMGGRVAEELIFGSDHITTGASSDFDNATKIAKLMVTRFGMSEKLGVMTYTDTGKVSPETQSAIEQEVRTLLRESYERAKNILKTHAKEHKNLAEALLKYETLDAKEIQIVLEGKKLEVR, from the exons ATGAATCAGGAAGGCGTCTTTTATTGGACG gctactGTTCCTCTAAGTCACCTTATCAATGCCTTTCATTCACCAAAAAGCTCCACTGCTACTGCCAACACAGCATCTGTAAAGCCAGTCCAGAGGGATGCCTCCCCAGAGCACGATCCTCAGAAGAGTGAG tctgTACTTAATTTAAGAGATCTGGGATTGTCTGATTTGAAAGCTAACCAGTTCAAAGAATTGGTGAACAGGTTGCTTCCCGGCTACTGTGTAGAAAACAAAGTTTCTTCGCAGTGGCATACATCGTACATCTCTGCTGAGTCcttctttgaaaataagcaTG GTTTTGTggatgttttcagtgttttacgCTCATCTTGTTTGTACAGACAGCATCCCAGTCCTCTCCATAATTTCTGCTCAGATGTTCGGTGTTGGCCAg TTTACATACAATCACGGAACTTCAAGACTTTGCGATCAAGAGCAAGGCGGCTGCAGTCAACATCTGAACaattcacagaaacaaaaagttcaCTTTCTTCACTTCTAAAG GGTTTCATCCTGAGAAAGCGAAGAATTGATGTTGAAAACTTAGATGcactaatgaaaacaaaaaacatcccAGAGGCACACCAGGATGCttttaaaactggttttgcaGAAGGCTTTTTGAAAGCACAGGTATTCCTGCAAAAAACACTTG atTCCTTAAGAAGATCAcgtttgctttctttctttctcttcgTTCTTTGTTTCTATCTTGCTATATATTCATCATTTTTACCTGGGAAAGGTTCCTTTTCTGATGCTG TACGCTTTCGAACATCAAGTATCTTTGATGCAGCAGTTGATCCAATCCAGCTGAAAAATGTCACTTTCGAACATGTGAAAGGG GTTGAAGAGGCTAAACAGGAATTGCAAGAAGTTGTGGAATTCCTGAAAAACCCACATAAATTTACTGTACTAGGAGGTAAACTTCCGAAAG GCATTCTGTTAGTTGGGCCACCTGGTACTGGTAAAACTCTTCTTGCCCGAGCTGTAGCTGGTGAAGCTGATGTTCCATTTTATTATGCATCCGGATCAGAGTTTGATGAGATGTTTGTTGGAGTGGGAGCTAGTCGCATCCGAAGCCTATTCA gggaagcaaaagcaaatgcaCCATGTGTTATATTTATTGATGAGTTGGACTCTGTTGGTGGGAAGAGAATTGAATCTCCAATGCATCCTTATTCCAGACAGACCATTAATCAACTTCTTGCTGAAATGGATGG cttTAAACCTAATGAAGGTGTTGTTATTATTGGTGCAACAAACTTCCCTGAAGCATTAGATAA tgCTTTAATACGTCCTGGTCGCTTTGATATGCAAGTTACTGTTCCCAAGCCTGATGTAAGAGGTCGTACAGAAATTCTGAAGTGGTAccttaataaaataaagtatgATCCAT cGGTCGATCCAGAAATAATTGCACGAGGCACAGTAGGATTTTCTGGAGCAGAGCTTGAGAATCTTGTAAATCAAGCTGCCTTAAAGGCAGCAGTTGATGGAAAAGATATGGTAACGATGAAAGAATTAGAATTCTCCAAGGACAAAATTCTAATGG GCCCTGAACGTAGAAGTGTTGAAAttgatgagaaaaacaaaaccatcacTGCTTACCATGAATCTGGACATGCTATCATTGCATATTATACTAAGGATGCAATGCCGATCAACAAAGCTACAATCATGACACGAGGAACAACACTTGGACAT GTATCTTTGCTTCCAGAAAATGACAGATGGAGTGAAACTAAATCCCAGTTGCTTGCACAGATGGATGTCTGTATGGGAGGAAGAGTAGCAGAAGAGCTCATATTTGGAAGTGATCACATCACAACAG GTGCTTCCAGTGATTTTGACAATGCTACTAAAATTGCAAAACTGATGGTGACTAGATTTGGAATGAGCGAGAAG cTTGGTGTTATGACCTATACAGATACGGGGAAAGTTAGCCCTGAAACTCAGTCTGCAATTGAACAGGAAGTAAGAACACTTCTACGG GAGTCATATGAGCGAGCAAAGAACATCCTGAAGACTCATGCTAAAGAACACAAGAATTTAGCAGAAGCTTTATTGAAATATGAGACTTTGGATGCCAAAGAAATCCAAATTGttctagagggaaaaaaactagAAGTAAGATGA
- the YME1L1 gene encoding ATP-dependent zinc metalloprotease YME1L1 isoform X1, translating to MFSFSTVQPQATVPLSHLINAFHSPKSSTATANTASVKPVQRDASPEHDPQKSESVLNLRDLGLSDLKANQFKELVNRLLPGYCVENKVSSQWHTSYISAESFFENKHGFVDVFSVLRSSCLYRQHPSPLHNFCSDVRCWPVYIQSRNFKTLRSRARRLQSTSEQFTETKSSLSSLLKGFILRKRRIDVENLDALMKTKNIPEAHQDAFKTGFAEGFLKAQVFLQKTLDSLRRSRLLSFFLFVLCFYLAIYSSFLPGKGSFSDAVRFRTSSIFDAAVDPIQLKNVTFEHVKGVEEAKQELQEVVEFLKNPHKFTVLGGKLPKGILLVGPPGTGKTLLARAVAGEADVPFYYASGSEFDEMFVGVGASRIRSLFREAKANAPCVIFIDELDSVGGKRIESPMHPYSRQTINQLLAEMDGFKPNEGVVIIGATNFPEALDNALIRPGRFDMQVTVPKPDVRGRTEILKWYLNKIKYDPSVDPEIIARGTVGFSGAELENLVNQAALKAAVDGKDMVTMKELEFSKDKILMGPERRSVEIDEKNKTITAYHESGHAIIAYYTKDAMPINKATIMTRGTTLGHVSLLPENDRWSETKSQLLAQMDVCMGGRVAEELIFGSDHITTGASSDFDNATKIAKLMVTRFGMSEKLGVMTYTDTGKVSPETQSAIEQEVRTLLRESYERAKNILKTHAKEHKNLAEALLKYETLDAKEIQIVLEGKKLEVR from the exons ATGTTCTCCTTCTCCACTGTGCAGCCCCAG gctactGTTCCTCTAAGTCACCTTATCAATGCCTTTCATTCACCAAAAAGCTCCACTGCTACTGCCAACACAGCATCTGTAAAGCCAGTCCAGAGGGATGCCTCCCCAGAGCACGATCCTCAGAAGAGTGAG tctgTACTTAATTTAAGAGATCTGGGATTGTCTGATTTGAAAGCTAACCAGTTCAAAGAATTGGTGAACAGGTTGCTTCCCGGCTACTGTGTAGAAAACAAAGTTTCTTCGCAGTGGCATACATCGTACATCTCTGCTGAGTCcttctttgaaaataagcaTG GTTTTGTggatgttttcagtgttttacgCTCATCTTGTTTGTACAGACAGCATCCCAGTCCTCTCCATAATTTCTGCTCAGATGTTCGGTGTTGGCCAg TTTACATACAATCACGGAACTTCAAGACTTTGCGATCAAGAGCAAGGCGGCTGCAGTCAACATCTGAACaattcacagaaacaaaaagttcaCTTTCTTCACTTCTAAAG GGTTTCATCCTGAGAAAGCGAAGAATTGATGTTGAAAACTTAGATGcactaatgaaaacaaaaaacatcccAGAGGCACACCAGGATGCttttaaaactggttttgcaGAAGGCTTTTTGAAAGCACAGGTATTCCTGCAAAAAACACTTG atTCCTTAAGAAGATCAcgtttgctttctttctttctcttcgTTCTTTGTTTCTATCTTGCTATATATTCATCATTTTTACCTGGGAAAGGTTCCTTTTCTGATGCTG TACGCTTTCGAACATCAAGTATCTTTGATGCAGCAGTTGATCCAATCCAGCTGAAAAATGTCACTTTCGAACATGTGAAAGGG GTTGAAGAGGCTAAACAGGAATTGCAAGAAGTTGTGGAATTCCTGAAAAACCCACATAAATTTACTGTACTAGGAGGTAAACTTCCGAAAG GCATTCTGTTAGTTGGGCCACCTGGTACTGGTAAAACTCTTCTTGCCCGAGCTGTAGCTGGTGAAGCTGATGTTCCATTTTATTATGCATCCGGATCAGAGTTTGATGAGATGTTTGTTGGAGTGGGAGCTAGTCGCATCCGAAGCCTATTCA gggaagcaaaagcaaatgcaCCATGTGTTATATTTATTGATGAGTTGGACTCTGTTGGTGGGAAGAGAATTGAATCTCCAATGCATCCTTATTCCAGACAGACCATTAATCAACTTCTTGCTGAAATGGATGG cttTAAACCTAATGAAGGTGTTGTTATTATTGGTGCAACAAACTTCCCTGAAGCATTAGATAA tgCTTTAATACGTCCTGGTCGCTTTGATATGCAAGTTACTGTTCCCAAGCCTGATGTAAGAGGTCGTACAGAAATTCTGAAGTGGTAccttaataaaataaagtatgATCCAT cGGTCGATCCAGAAATAATTGCACGAGGCACAGTAGGATTTTCTGGAGCAGAGCTTGAGAATCTTGTAAATCAAGCTGCCTTAAAGGCAGCAGTTGATGGAAAAGATATGGTAACGATGAAAGAATTAGAATTCTCCAAGGACAAAATTCTAATGG GCCCTGAACGTAGAAGTGTTGAAAttgatgagaaaaacaaaaccatcacTGCTTACCATGAATCTGGACATGCTATCATTGCATATTATACTAAGGATGCAATGCCGATCAACAAAGCTACAATCATGACACGAGGAACAACACTTGGACAT GTATCTTTGCTTCCAGAAAATGACAGATGGAGTGAAACTAAATCCCAGTTGCTTGCACAGATGGATGTCTGTATGGGAGGAAGAGTAGCAGAAGAGCTCATATTTGGAAGTGATCACATCACAACAG GTGCTTCCAGTGATTTTGACAATGCTACTAAAATTGCAAAACTGATGGTGACTAGATTTGGAATGAGCGAGAAG cTTGGTGTTATGACCTATACAGATACGGGGAAAGTTAGCCCTGAAACTCAGTCTGCAATTGAACAGGAAGTAAGAACACTTCTACGG GAGTCATATGAGCGAGCAAAGAACATCCTGAAGACTCATGCTAAAGAACACAAGAATTTAGCAGAAGCTTTATTGAAATATGAGACTTTGGATGCCAAAGAAATCCAAATTGttctagagggaaaaaaactagAAGTAAGATGA